Within the Cryptococcus neoformans var. neoformans B-3501A chromosome 1, whole genome shotgun sequence genome, the region CGCGAAGGAGTTGGCGGCTTGGCAAGCAACACTAACTCCTGAGGACATTCGTGCTGAGAACGCGTTCAGAGCCCagcaaaggaaagaaggaaagtcGCGCAAGGGAAATATCAAAGATCCGAACGCGCCAAAGAAACCCCTCAGTGCctattttttatttttgaAGGCTATTAGAGAGAACAGCGATATCAGAGCTCAAGTTTGGGGAACCGAGGCTGAGACTACTAAGCAAAGCGTTATGGCGGCTGAGAAGTGGAGAAGTTTAACTGATGACGAAAAGAGAGTAAGTCGAGTCTGCATGATCAGTCGGCTTCCTATTCTAACAGGTGCTACAGCCTTACCTCGAACAAGCTGAACATGATAAGCAAACCTACGAGACTGCTCGTAAGCAGTACGAGGAAGATTCTGCTGCTCGCGCTCGAGGTGAAGACGTTCCCATTAGGGCTGTGGAAGCACCCGCTTCGCCGCCTAAGCCTCCTGCATCTATCTTGAGATCTATCCACGGAGGACAAGCACCGGTTACCAAGTCATCACCTTCTGTGACAGATTCTGCACCTCATCCTGCGCCTCATTCAGACCTCGAACCAGGCATCACCTCTCTGGGCAAGTCACCCTCACCCAACCCTCCCTCTGAACCTAGTCTTGCCCAGTTTCACACTTCACCTCGCTCTGTCCCTCATTATGACCCCTCACTCGAGGTGGATGATTTCCAAGGATTCTCTGATCCTCTTAACATGGATCTGTCGGGTTTGGACGGCATAGATGTTGGGTCTATGGAAGTAGGTGCTGGTGGCGATAGTGAACAACCGTGGGATGAGCTGCAAAAGCTCATAGGCACAGAAGATGTGTATAGTTCAGCAAAGCTTCAGCCTGCAGCGCATATCGTACCTGACGCTTCAACCGCAGCAAGAGTCGCCCCTGCTTCTGGATTTGAAAGCACTGACATTTCAGTTGCGCCATCCTATGCTGAAGCTAAGAACGAGACACAGCAAGAGACTTCCTTGAATGGGACCCCTGAGGGGAACGGGAATGAGTCAAAGGTACGCCATATTGCAGAGGCAGCGGAGGGCGAGTTGGCTGTGCTTCCAGCTCTAGGCGAAAATACCGCCCAGAAGAACCAAGGGGGTTTAGAGGTCATGGTTGGAGCAGGGGAAGCCCGAAGACATAATAAAAACTTGTCAACTGAATCAGGACAGGCGGCTGCCGACGCTCCAGTGGTTGATGGGGTGTAAAATGGGGCTTTGTGGTTTATAATATAATATGTAGTGAAGGTTTTGCGTGGACCAGTACGTAGAACAAACACATTAGCTTATTAATCTTACTTTGAACATAGTCATATATTCATATCAGATTCAACATCCTTGCTATACGCGAATAGGAGCATACATTGATATATTGTAGTTTTATCTTATTAATCTTGCTTTCCAACACGTAGTACATCCATCTGTATTATTGTAATATGTTCATGAATTGATGGACTCGTTAATTGACCGCTTTTTCTGTGAGCAAATCGCTACAGCTATATATTGCCACAGTTCATGGAGTCGTGGACTTAGACACTTTGGGCCTGTGGATGATTGACAGTAACAACGTTCATGCAAGCATTTGTGCGACACAAGTGGCATATCAAGAGATTCGTAAGACTGGCTTGAAGGACCGTCCAAAGAGAGGGTACGTTGAGGGAAGGGTCGAAATAATCTGAAGTATGTAGAGAAGCGCATGGTTCCAAACTAGTTGATTAATTAAAAATGCGTTCTGGAGGTACCAAACTGTCGGCTGCTGAGGAGTTATCCAGTTGGAGACGCTATTAGTCCACGATACCTCAAGAAGTTGTTCGAAAAGACGTCTCTCGAATGAAGAAAACGGTGAATGCTGTAATAGAAGATGGCACACAGTGGCGACTCCCTCGTCGAACGGTTGTTCATTGCACGGACCACCGACGCATACTTGATCAGTCAACGGTGAATCAGTAAGTAACATTTGATTGGCATGCAAAGATGCATGGGATAGGTAGAGCCAACAAACGCCGATATTTTTGCCTATTGTGCACAATTTCCTATCCACTCTAGTGAGCCTCTCGCCGTCTTGGGGCACTGCGCAGGATGTTATCCACACTATAACGGTGATCAGCAATCTTTCTACAACAGGTGTCATAGTAGTATTCCGTACCGCAAAATCATCTCCGCTGCCTCGCTCGCACTGACTACAacctgcttcttcaacttgaAAGATTCTGTGATTCCCAATTGTCTCATAGACCCAATTTCGCCCTTGTCCATATCCAAGCCAGCATCAGACTGTCCCTCATAGTGCGCGGCTCTTAACTTGGTCACCAAATCACTTGAGTCATAACCACCGTTGTCGGCAATAATGGTAGGCATCTGCCTGAGAGCCCTGGCGAACCCTTCGACTGCAAGGGCTTTCTTACCCTTGACAGTCCGAGcagcctcttcaacctGGCAAGACATGAGCATCTCAGCACAACCACCACCAAGGGTGACACGAGTCTCCTTGACAGTTTGAGAAAGGACAGAAAGGGCATCATGCAAAGATCGCTCGGCTTCCTCGACCATTTGCGAGGTGGCGCCACGAAGGACGACAGTACAGGCCTCACCGGCGGCAACACCAGAGAATTTGATGAGTTTGTCCTCACCAATCATAATCTCCTCGATAACGTCACATCGACCAATTTTGACCTTTTCGGGGGCATCAAAAGTGGAGGCAATGTCACCTCCAGTGACAAGGGCCAATCTCTCGACACCTTCAAAGTCCGCGTGCTCAATGGACATGATACCGGCctcagcaagaagagattcAGGGTAGTTGTAGATAAGCTGTCGATTAACGAAACAGGTGATACCATGGGATGCAATGGCCTGGACCTTGgctttcatcttctcctgcaAAAAAGTCAGTACATAGTGCCTTGGATCTAGAATCAAGAAACAATGGTTTACCTTTTCGGCACGCTCGAGCTCGGCAAGCTTCCCAGTACCGTCTACTCGCACTCTCGCACCAAAAATTTTGATCTTATCAGTGTCCATAGCTATACTGTATCAGCAAAATCTCAACAAGTTGATGACAAGAACATACAGGTGTTGGCGATCAAAATCTTGGCATTTTCTATTCGCTTAGGAGAATTGGTAGCGATAGTCTTGTCTAGGATGAATCCCTCATCCAAATAAGAGTCTGTCAACTTCCCTCCGACTTTCTTGATAATTTGGATATGCTCCAAATCTGTAGATCccttcaacctcaacaCAGCATCCACGGCGAGATTTGCAAAGTAATCTTTGTCCTGTGCCAGTACCTTACTACTCAAAGTTGTTCTAGCAATGTTGAACAGATCCTCCCTGAACTTGGCGTTGTCGTTCTTGTTGTCTACAGCAGACGCCTCGAGCGCTTGGAGGGCCGCCCTACTGGCAATTCGGTAGCCTTCGGCAACTGTTTGAGGGTGAATTTTTTGAACAGTGACCAGCTTTTCCGCTTCACGCAAGAGTTCAGAAGCAAGTACACAGACAGAGGTGGTGCCGTCGCCgacttcatcatcttgaaCTTTGGAAATGTTGACAAGGATTTTGGCGGCGGGATTGTCAAGATGGATCGATTTGAGAATTGTGGCACCATCGTTGGTGACGGTGATGGTACTGTTAGAAGCGGATTCTGGCAAACAGTCAGATTATATACACCTGCTATAACTTGCGCACCCACGTAAGATTTTGTTCATGCCTTTAGGTCCCAAAGTTGATTTGACCAAGTCACCCAAGGCCATGGCACCAACGAAGGATGAGAGACGAGCGTTTTCGCCCCTTTCTTCAGTAGCCTGGATTGAACATCATTGATCAGTACTTCCTCTGACCTACTTCACCTTACTCACCTCGTCCGCGAATACGTTCATTATTTATGTTTTTTTCTGAAATGGTATATTGTGAGTCTTCGCAGAATACGGTCGAAGAATAGTGTCAGCGAGAACCCCAGGACGCGTCCACGGGAGCAAATTATGTAACAAGCACGTTACGTAAATTATTGGTATTGCCTATCGTCGAGCGTCACCATGGGGTGCGCTGTATCGTGGTGTATTGTTGGCCGCGACGGTCTTCTGGGATGGGTAAGGAGTGTGTATCCTCCAATTCAATAACCAATAGCCCGAATAACTGCCAGAATAAAGACCTGCGAGTCAACAAAAAACAAATACTTTAAACAGTCCATTCTTCGTTGATCACCGACCACAAGATATCCTTTGCAGGGCGCTTTCGTATCACAGTGTGCGATAACAAAGATGGAGGCTCTCGGCTTCAATGTGAGCTATCTTACGATGTGCCTCAGAAATAGACTGACCTATTTCTGTCTTTAGATGTCCTCTGGTTACCTCGAGGGTGTGGTCAGAGGGTACAAAGGAGCGTTGCTCACCCAATCCAACTACCACAACTTGACACAGTGCGAGAACCTTGAGGGTGAGTGATGATCATTGCAATGTTGGTTTCAGTTGACAATCCACAGACTTTCGACTCCAGCTCTCTTCTACCGACTATGGTAGCTTCCTGGCCAACGAGCCTCTCCCCTTATCAACCTCCACCATTGCGGACAAGGCTACTGAAAAACTCGTGGCTGAGTTCCACTACCTTCGGACTAATGCCGTTGAGCCCCTGGCGACTTTTATGGACTACATCACCTATGCGTATATGATTGATAACGTTATCTTGCTTACGCTCGGGACGTTGCATGAACGAGATACGCACGAGTTGTTAGAAAGATGCCATCCCCTGGGAGTTTTCGACACTATGCCGGCATTGTGCGTAGCCACCAATGTGGAAGAGCTGTATCACAGCGTGCTTGTAGAGACTCCATTGGGTGAGTATAGGAAGTTATTGTCAACATCATTATATTGACAATATTCCAGCACCCTACTTCCAAGACTGTCTATCAGCGCAAGATCTTGATGACCTCAACATTGAGATTATCCGTAACTCCTTGTACAAATCCTATCTCGAGGATTTCCACAAATTCTGCCAGACCCTTCCGGCTCCCACTTCTGAGATCATGTCCCGTATCCTTGCTTTTGAAGCCGACCGACGTACACTCAACATTACCATCAACTCCTTTGGTACCGAGCTCTCCAAAGAGCAGCGAGCGAGGTTGTTCCCCTCTATCGGCCGCCTCTTCCCCGAAGGGAACAATGCGCTTGCCAGAGCGGATGATATCGATGCAGTAGTTGCTGCCGTCGACCATATTGCCGAGTACAAAGCCTTCTTTGACAAGGCGGGCGTCACTTCTGGCGGCGGCGCCGGTACGGATGAGGCGAGTTCGAGCTTGGAAGACGAGTTCTTCAAACATGATGTGGATTTGAACAAGCAGAGCTTCTTACAGCAATTCCAGTACGCCGTGTTTTATAGCTTTGTGAAGCTCAAGGAGCAGGAAGTGAGGAATTTGACATGGATTGCAGAGTGCATAGCGCAAGATGCGAAGGATCGTGTGAATGATTATATACCAGTATTCTAGAAAGTTTCAAAGGGTTATTATGTACTTGTTGGATTCGTCACCTCATGTTACATGGCTTAAAATCGTACAGCATTTATGGATAGAATACTGTCTATCCACGATGACACAATTATCCTCTTATTCATTTACCTCTCCCATCTCGACTGCGACATCATTACAATACAGCTTTCATCGCCTACACAAAGTCTCTCATCTATTTTTTACAGATGAACTGCTCAATCCAAAGATCGCAGCAAATACGAGTGTTAATCATTCAGGTATCTGCCTGTTACCCTGCCTGTGACAGCTCTCCATTCGGCTCCCCTGACTGTCTTTGCGTTGAGCGGGCCAATAAAGTTGCTTTCGTTCTTCCCACATGGTCCAAGAGCATCTTTCTGCTTCTTGCGGGTCAAGTCATGAAGCACAGTATCTCCAGAGGTAAGTAATTAAGTCATCAAGTAAGTTTATTATCAGGCTCTAATGGGTTAGGTCGGAATTGCCTACTAAAACCTTTTTATATACTGCATAGAGCTCCGGAGAAGGAACGCTGTTTGCAGTCTGAGATGAAGCAGTGTAATTATGCAGAGGGAAGTTCGTGAGATGAGTGTATTAAATGTAAGGACCATTTTTGCACTTTCAGTTCCCACCAATAGATCTCTACTATGGGATAGTTTCAATATCATAATAGTCATATGAAAGGAACGGTCTATAAATATTTGTGTCTCGAGGCTGGAGTGGAAGGAATAGTGGCGCGAAGCCGATGCGCTTCTCAAGCTTGtaaaaaggagaggaatccaccatctcctgaAACACTTTCTTCTGCTCGAGCTCAGGCATGACAGCTGCTGACGTATGACCCATCTCTTgacttctctttcttttggCCTCTTTCCGCCCATGATTGAAAGATCTGGTGGATGACAGGTTGACAATGCTATCTGTTTCCGGAGAACAAGTATTGCAATATACGAGAGTTGAAGCCTTATTCGTGGGAAGGGTAGGTATGGATATCCGTCGCACGGATTGCCTGATAACCGGTATTATTATTACCCTATTCTGTCGATCGACAGCCTATgttcattttttttccctaGCCGGGCTACTGCCTTTATCGACTTTGTATGTTCCCCCAGACGTGCTCTATAAATTATCATCCTTATTTCCCTTCTTTGCAATACTAGCTTTAAGCGTCTGTGTCTTAGAGTATGGTGAAGGGCCATATTGATGCCGCTTGATCTAACTTagtttcttctttgatgaCCAAAGATTGGGCACCTTTCTTTGAAGCTCTTCCAACTTGACACGCTTCGGGACGTCCATcgctttttgtttttggcTGGTGGCAAATTGCTGGGATGTCCTGGGTTGGTGAGTTGGTCGTTGAGACATGGCAGTAATTCTTTGATCGCGTGGTGACAGCAGTCTCGTTGTCCGGTAACTCCTCAATCCTGGCTGCTGGGGCGTAGTGGTGGGAAGTGTAGTAAATGGCTGCGATGACGGAAATGAACATGACGCTGAAGACTACGGTCATAGCAGGCATGGAGCGACACCGGCCAGTGCTATGCATGAGCATATAAGTATCTGGGGCGGCTGGGACTAAGTCAGAGAACATGTCGACAGACTCATTACCAACATGAACTGGCGcgcttcatcatctgatCAGGCAATTGTCACAGTGCCCCGATATCGACACAGAAGCTTGGAGATTGTCATTCATTGATACATGGAAAGTGTcgtccatcctcttcaacagtCAGCCACATTGTAGTATATATATGCACCTCCCGACTTACAGCGAGAATATACGCAAATCTATCGGTCTATACACTACAAACCCGCTTGGCAGACACACCATTCATCGTCGTCTCTTTGCTTGGTTAGGGTTCTTACGCCCGTGGCCAATTGAAGGCATGTTATGTCCACCAGAGCGACCCTTTCCGGACATACCTACTGTGATCATCTCGGGCAACCACTGTACCAGCTGTGAGCTAGAGGCAAAGCgggagaagaatgatgaCACTCACGTCAGGGTCATTCCAACCTTCCAAAGCGCCCTTAGccgccttcctttcttctttctcctttttaaTTCTATCTCCCCTCATTGCATCCTGCCATTCCCTCTGATCTTCTCTCAAAATTAAGCCGCTTCCCCCCTTTTGCTGACCCTTGGCTCTGCCCATCTTAGGGTCCGGGATGGAATAGATGGTACCTCTAGTGCGGTATTGGAAGTTCTGCTTGAGATGCACTCTTTGTTCACCAGTTTTAGCGGATGTTGAAACGGAAGTACGAAGAAGCGTAGCATTGCCGCATGATGGACAGAATCGTTTGCTAGGATCCTTGCAAACTCTATCACAGAATCAGACATGTTCAAGATAAAGCAAAGTTACTAACTCACTTAAAACAGGCATGGCATCTTAATACCCAACTCTTCACCTTTCCAATCTTTTTACCGCCTTCGCCAACCAATCCCAATCGCATTCCCAACAATATATTCTGCACAGCATAATCACCGGTCATACATGCAACGGCCGGAGGCTTGGCTGTTGATCCAGAAGGAGTGATAAGACCCAGATCTCGAGACCGATGGGTGCTGAGATTTGTGGGGTTGATCCATTCGCCCTCGGATTCAGGATCCTCTGCATGGGCAGAAGCTGGGACTGAGGTCTGGGTATGGGACCGGTTGGTGGTGGAAACATCATTTACTGAAAGCTCGCTTTTCGTTGAAGGTTCAATAATAATTTGGCTCAAAGACTGAAtcgcctcttccacttcaacatcctcctcctcgggctttccttccttttcgtTTTTGTTCTCTTGGacctcctcatctttcttttccgCCTGCTTGgtgtccttctccttctccttccccttggCACTAGGCTTCTTCGCTTGAGGGGGCTCAGTCCTAATCCTCTTGACACCGTTCACCATCACTTCATACTGATAAGTCAAAGCGGCAACGGACAAATCAGTTTGTGAAAGTACCGCAAAGTCACCAGTCTTCTTCGCAAAAGCAGTGACTGTATGTTCGTCAGCACACAGTAAATCATGAATAATCAACAAAGTACCCACCCTGGGCCATGGCTTCAGCAGTAGGTGACTCGACCTTGACATTGACCCCAGTCAACGCAAGCCTCTCCCAATGCTCCCTAGCTTTAGGATCTCTCAGTTCCGCAAGAACCATCGGGGTCGTATGGAAGCTCGTAGCGAGATGGCGAAGCGGCGTCAAAGACAACAGAGGTCCAGCATCAAGGATCAAATGCTGAATGACTTTTCGGTCTTCGCTCGAAATAGGGGCCTCGATGGTAGAACTGGACGCCTGTGCAAGAGCTTCGGGTTGAGATTCTAGCTCTTGAGACTCTTCAGCGGCAGGAGCCGGTAATGCCTCAAAAGCTTCGGGGAAGACTTGTTTGGAGGCAGTCATTGAGATTACCTTGGGAGTGTCCGCTGTGGGTTTTGCGATGGCGCTATATGAGAGAACCATTTTGCTGAACTTTTTGACGAAGAGTTGTTGTAAACAATCTTTCTCGGCGGCCAAAAAAAGCAAGAGGACATGGAAAGTGGAGTGAAATCTTTTTCTGGGCGTGATTACCTAGAATCTGGCCCAATTCCAGAATGAAGTCGGGATATTGCCGGATATTTTGCTGGGATTTTTCGCccgaaaagaaggaattCGAGTCGGCCGAAGGAAGCCGAAACTTGGTCCACGGCCTGGAGAAAGTGACCCTTCAAAAAGCTCTGACTCAGTCCATACATTGTCTTCCATTTTCATAATCATCTCAAGTCATACTTAATAAAATGGCCGACAAGACGTGGGTGCTCTAAAAATGAATGTCAAGGCATAGCTGACGTCACGCAGCTTTAAGATCACTGTTCTCCCTGGTGACGGTATCGGTACGCGCTCCTCACCTGATTCAAGCCCTTCTCAATGATGAGTGCTGATCACCAGATAGGCCCCGAGGTTGTTGCCGAAGCTGTCCGAGTTCTCGAGACTATTGTCAATCATTCTGATCTCAAGCTTGATCTCAAATCATACGACTTCGGTGGCGCCGCCATTGATAACCATGGAGTTCCCCTTCCTGACGAGACCCTCAAGGCTTGTAAGGAGGCCGATGCCGTTTTGATGGGTGCGTGTGACTTCCTAGCAATCAGGATTAAAAGCTAAACAGCATGAAAAGGTTCCGTCGGTGGTCCCAAATGGGGTGTTGGTCCTGTCCGTCCCGAGCAGGGTATCCTCAAGCTCCGAAAGGAGCTTGGCCTTTATGCCAACATCCGTCCCGCCAATTTTGCTTCCGAGAGCTTGCTCAAACGGTCTCCTTTGAAGGAAGACACTGCCAGGGGTACCGACATTATTGTTCTCCGTGAGCTGATCGGCGGTATCTGTGAGTATCCGAATGCGCCGAACTTGGAGAGCGGCACCTACTGACACTTAAATAGACTTTGGTGAGCGACAGGAGACCAATGATGAGGGTGTCGCCTGGGATCAATGTATTTACTCCAAGCCTGAAATTGAACGTATTACGAGAGTCGCTGCTCAGATCGCTCTGGCTGCCgaacctcctctccccatTACTTCAGTCGACAAGGCCAATGTTCTTGCTACTTCTCGACTCTGGCGAAAGACAGTCTCTGAGCTCATGGCCAAGGAGTATCCTCAGCTCAAACTTGAGCACCAGCTCGTCGATTCTGCCGCCATGATCATGATCGCCAACCCCAGGAAGCTTAACGGTGTCCTCTTAACTGAGAATATGTTTGGTGACATGTGAGTTTTGTCTATGGTTACTAAGTATCGATGTTGAGTCTGTGTAGTCTTTCTGACGAAAGCTCCGTCATCCCCGGCTCCCTTGGTCTCCTCCCTTCTGCGTCTCTCGCCGGTGCCCCCGACGCTAAGTCTACCACCATGGGTCTCTATGAGCCGTACGTCcatttttccttttcttaCATACCCCAACTGACCACTCTGCAGTATCCACGGTTCCGCTCCTGACATTGCCGGTCAAGGCATCGCCAATCCCATCGGTACCATCCTCTCCGCCGCCATGATGCTCCGGTACTCTCTCGGTAAGGGCAGAGAAGCCGCCCTCATCGAACAGGCTGTGCAGAAGGTTCTTGACAGTGCCGAATCCGGCGGTTTCGACTATCGAACGAAGGATTTGGGTGGCCAGAGGAGCACGAAGGAGGTGGGTGATAAAGTTGTCGAGGTGTTGAAGGGTCTTTTGGGTGCTTAAAGTAGCAGGCGGCGAGTTCTGCACTAACGATAGCATATGCATATAACTATGAATCTGTACTATGTTCCCTTGTCATTACCTTGTACTTGATATCGCAAAACTAGTCCAATTATAGCTTCATTGGAAAGCCGGCTAAGAGCGGTGAGTGCAGACATAGATAAAAGTCTCCGTTGCGTCGGCCAAATGCGACGAGCCGAGATAGAGGGCTATCGCAAAATCTTGATCCACATCATAAACCAGCATTATCGTCGGGTAAATTCTTTATTTTCCCCCTTTCCTCTACGTATCGTTGCACATATAAGTTTTTGATTACTGCCAAAATGACCTGTACtatccatccttctcttccagaGACGGATACGCATAAGGATTACGCTCGATTTTACTTTGATACGACCAATGTGCCCGATAAACGTATCGTCGGTCTGTTGGCATGTCAGCGTGAGTTCCATCCGAGGTCTTTTGTAAGCAGATTACGCTTAATGAGCGACAATGGATAGGTGACCCACTTCTCCGCATCCTTCGAACGAAAGTGCATGCTGCTCGGGAGGCCGACATAACCTCACCTCCGCCTCCCAAGGGCAAGGCgaagcaaaagaagggTGCTGCTTTTACTTCCGAACAGAATGTGGCTTTaaaagaagagagcaaGGGTAAGCTGTGGGAGGTTGAGTTGCTCGACACTATCATATTTCCCGAAGGTACGCTCAAGCCCTGCAACGCGAATAATAAAGTTCAAACTCAGCTGGGGTCTTGCAGGAGGAGGTCAACCTTCAGACACTGGTGTCATGCGCCTTTTAGATCCTAATGGGGGTGTCAGCCACACATTTCCCATTGAAATGTGTTTGCGTCGGAAGCTCGACAGTGTCCACCTTATCAGGATCCCTTCTGGTATAGAAATAGACTTGCGGGAAGGCAGGGAAGTCGAGGTCGAAGCCGATTGGGATAGGAGAATAGATCAAGTGGGTATTACAAGCATAGAGAATGGAATATAATGGCATCCCCTAACGACTTTGACAGATGTCTATCCATACCTCGCAACACCTCTTGTCTGCCATCCTTGAAACCCATCTTTCACTCCCCACTCTCTCTTGGTCCATGCAACCCTACCCATCCATTGAACCGGCTTACGTTGAGCTGCCCAGAGCGCTTACACCCGAAGAAGCAATGGGGATTGAGCGTCTCTGTGGAGAAGCCATTAAACAATGCAAAAAAATTTGGGTGGATTTTACTATTCAAGGTGACGATGTTGGGAAAGAAAACATCGGCGCGGGGTCAGTCGGTacaagagagatgagaggCTTGCCCAAGGATTACGACGGTGTACGTGCGCATAGAACATTCTCAGGAATACTCCGGCGAGTTACTAATTGTGTCTCTGATAGGGCGTCATTCGACACATCAACATTCAGGACACTGATCGTAACGCCTGCTGTGGTACTCAGTCTCCAAACACATCTCTTCTATCACTCCTACATGTCATTCCCCCAACTCTTTCCAACTCGTCGAAGCCGTCTCCAACTAAGCTTTACTTCTTGTCTGGCCCCCGAGCCATCCTCGCTTTGCAACAGGCATCTCGCACCCTTTCTGCTGCGGCAAAGGCGGTCGGATACGGCAGAGCTGACCTGGTGGAGAGGCTTGAGAGAGCAGAAGTAGCCAGGAAGGATACGGCGGACAGCCTTAAAGGCTTAAGAACAGAGCTGGCCAAGCTCGTCGGCGAACAGGCCGTCAAGgcaggaaaagaagggaaatcAGTTACACTAGTCGAGCGCGAAGAGAAGGGCACTCATGACTTTGACTGGCTAGGTCTGGTAGGCGCAACATATCTCGAGTCCTTTAGCGCTTCTGGGCAGAATACAGACGGAAAAACGCCCCCTAGCCCACTCATCATCCTGACTTCCTCCATTACGCCTGCCTCTACTACCAGCCAGACACTCCTTCTGATCCAATCACCAGACAATGACCTGGCCAAGTACGTCAATGAGAAAATCAAGACAGCTCTTGCAGGGAGGGTAaagggtggtggtgctAGAGGAAGGTACATGAGCAAGATCGACGGCAAATGGGGCAAAATAGAAAAAGACGCTTTGGCGAAGGTCATCGACGATCTGAGAGCTGACAGGGTCTGATATAATAAAAGCGTAATGCATTGTGTCCCAACGAGGACATGTCAGTAAAAGAAATGAGGTTCAGCGGTGTTATGAACGATGTAGTAGCAGTACCCGTAGCAAAGAATATCCACCGGCTAAATCCGATAGCCGAAGTTGTCACGAGACGCCAAACCATCGCGTGTGTCGATCACATTGTTCGTTGTCGTCCGCGGTGTCAGTTGAATAGCTGTATGGAGAGTCGAAGCATGTATAACTTGTTCTTTATACCACAACATCATGTACATTACTAGAGCGAGGATGATGCTACCCAAAGCACATGCCTGCAGCCGTCTTTTgtgctcctcctctcgtCTGGTGAGCTCGCGCGAAGATGAATCGTTCAAATAGGCACAAAGCTCACACAACGAGTTTGCAGGGTACTAGGAGACGCTACTCGTCTTACAATACAGCTGTCGCCGGCCTAACTGAAGCGCAAGAAGAGGTTTGTCTacacatccttctcccaggTCTGGGATAGAATAAGCAAATGACGCATTGGCATCAATCTAGTTCCGAAGTGTCGTTCAACATTTCGCTCAGAAAGAGATCGCCCCAAGAGCGGCTGAAATCGACCGGACCAACAAGCTCCCGCAGGTATGTACATCATTACAAGATTAAAAACATTACTAACATGGAGGCAGGACATATTTCCAAAACTCGGCGAAATGGGCTTGCTCGGCGTGACGGTACCTGAGAGATGGGGAGGACTAGGGCTGGGCTACTTAGAGCATACCATTGCCATGGAAGGCAAGAGACTTATACGATCAAGAGGAAGTTCATATGCTGAAACTTATGATAGAAATCAGTCGAGCATCAGCCAGTGTGGCTCTCAGTTACGGGGTGGGCAATACAAAGTTAGCCTCATTGACAGACAGCTCATACCAATGCTTAGGCACATTCAAACCTCTTAGTCAATCAGCTAGTGAGATGGGGTAGTAGGTATTCTTAACCTTCTCTC harbors:
- a CDS encoding hypothetical protein (HMMPfam hit to Cpn60_TCP1, TCP-1/cpn60 chaperonin family, score: 531.4, E(): 7.7e-157), whose product is MNVFADEATEERGENARLSSFVGAMALGDLVKSTLGPKGMNKILQSASNSTITVTNDGATILKSIHLDNPAAKILVNISKVQDDEVGDGTTSVCVLASELLREAEKLVTVQKIHPQTVAEGYRIASRAALQALEASAVDNKNDNAKFREDLFNIARTTLSSKVLAQDKDYFANLAVDAVLRLKGSTDLEHIQIIKKVGGKLTDSYLDEGFILDKTIATNSPKRIENAKILIANTSMDTDKIKIFGARVRVDGTGKLAELERAEKEKMKAKVQAIASHGITCFVNRQLIYNYPESLLAEAGIMSIEHADFEGVERLALVTGGDIASTFDAPEKVKIGRCDVIEEIMIGEDKLIKFSGVAAGEACTVVLRGATSQMVEEAERSLHDALSVLSQTVKETRVTLGGGCAEMLMSCQVEEAARTVKGKKALAVEGFARALRQMPTIIADNGGYDSSDLVTKLRAAHYEGQSDAGLDMDKGEIGSMRQLGITESFKLKKQVVVSASEAAEMILRVDNILRSAPRRREAH
- a CDS encoding hypothetical protein (Match to ESTs gb|CF193589.1|CF193589, gb|CF189917.1|CF189917, gb|CF191724.1|CF191724; HMMPfam hit to vATP-synt_AC39, ATP synthase (C/AC39) subunit, score: 509.0, E(): 4.4e-150), giving the protein MEALGFNMSSGYLEGVVRGYKGALLTQSNYHNLTQCENLEDFRLQLSSTDYGSFLANEPLPLSTSTIADKATEKLVAEFHYLRTNAVEPLATFMDYITYAYMIDNVILLTLGTLHERDTHELLERCHPLGVFDTMPALCVATNVEELYHSVLVETPLAPYFQDCLSAQDLDDLNIEIIRNSLYKSYLEDFHKFCQTLPAPTSEIMSRILAFEADRRTLNITINSFGTELSKEQRARLFPSIGRLFPEGNNALARADDIDAVVAAVDHIAEYKAFFDKAGVTSGGGAGTDEASSSLEDEFFKHDVDLNKQSFLQQFQYAVFYSFVKLKEQEVRNLTWIAECIAQDAKDRVNDYIPVF
- a CDS encoding hypothetical protein (Match to ESTs gb|CF190046.1|CF190046, gb|CF186466.1|CF186466; HMMPfam hit to Iso_dh, Isocitrate/isopropylmalate dehydrogenase, score: 658.8, E(): 3.5e-195), which encodes MADKTFKITVLPGDGIGPEVVAEAVRVLETIVNHSDLKLDLKSYDFGGAAIDNHGVPLPDETLKACKEADAVLMGSVGGPKWGVGPVRPEQGILKLRKELGLYANIRPANFASESLLKRSPLKEDTARGTDIIVLRELIGGIYFGERQETNDEGVAWDQCIYSKPEIERITRVAAQIALAAEPPLPITSVDKANVLATSRLWRKTVSELMAKEYPQLKLEHQLVDSAAMIMIANPRKLNGVLLTENMFGDILSDESSVIPGSLGLLPSASLAGAPDAKSTTMGLYEPIHGSAPDIAGQGIANPIGTILSAAMMLRYSLGKGREAALIEQAVQKVLDSAESGGFDYRTKDLGGQRSTKEVGDKVVEVLKGLLGA